TTTCCTTGGTGTATATTTCACCAGAGTCTTCGTTTCATCGAAGAGAAATGTCGAGGAATTTATAGGCGCTGCGCTCTTGAAGCTGTCTGGAATTTGCCGTTCATTTTTCCGGATTGCGCCGACCATCGTCATGGAGTATTTTGAGAGCATTGTGTCAAAAATGTCCACAGATGAGAACCTGTTGTCACATGTGATGTTGCGCCCGGTTCCATGCAGCGGTTCCGACAACTTGCGGATGTAATAAGATGGTACGCTTTCTGCATCTTCTTTCTCTACTGTCCCCACATACGGTTCCGCAGTGTGCATATAAAATGTCTGCGAGTCATTGAGCATGACAATTTTCATACCGTGTTTGTCCGGCTTAGCGCGATTGTGGACTTTGAAAGCACATCGTCCTGAAAAGGAGAGCAATTGCTCATCAATGGTGCAGTACGAGGATGGTGAATAATACCGCGTACAGTTAGAAATGAATTCCTCCCATATCTCACGGATTGGGGCCAACTTGTCCGTTTCGCGGCGCGCAGCCCTCGTTGACTTGTCATCAAAGCGAATCATTCGCAGGaggaatttaaatcttttcagtGACATAGCGGATCGGTAGAGGATAGAACCAAATTTGTGGGACCACAAGTCTTCTAAACTTGTACTCGATGCCTTTTGTAGACCAGAAAAGTAGAGAAGTCCAATCAATGCTTTGAATTCGCACAGATTCATGTCATTGTAAGTTGGTAATGAGACAGCTTCGGATTCGACATCGTCACGCCATCGATGAATTTCTTCATTGGTATGACGAACCACTTTTTTCAGGAGTGCATCAGTGAAAAGTAGAGACCATGCATCGAGAGGACTCCTAACTGTTCTTGCTTCTCCGATGGGTCCTGGCAAATACGTCGTCACATTTTTCAGATCATGTAAAGACCCCTCTTGCGCTGTGGTGCACCATTGGTGGCCATCCTTTCCAGTGACGAAACTCGGTTTACGGTCTTGTGAAGAGACATGTGTTGTATGGGAAGCGGGTCTTCCTCGCTTACTGGGTGATGGTCCATCAATATCCGCATCCTcagtctgtaaagaaatttagagttgcaaaacaaattttagtaaaaagaaacttttgtctattagtaacaaaaataattaaaaatttcgatcaGACCAAAACATTCGAGGAACCAAGAAATATATCTCTTACCTCGGACTCTTCTTGATAACCAACTTCTGTTGGTGTTTCAAATGTTGAATCGTCAGCGTCTTCCTCCGATTCAGCATCAGTGTATGCTTCCTCATTATTTTCCTCGTCATCTGACGGTTGGTCGTTTGCCAAGCTTTGCTCTACTTGAATCAAAGTTTTTGATACAGCAGTCACGCTGCGCGCTTGGTAGCGAGAGGACATTTTCTGCACAAAATTTGATTCTATTACTTGCAATtatatatttatgtaaataatcaaCCTGAAAAGTTCCGAAAATATTCCTTCTACAGTAAGGAATAAATCGAGCACTAGAAATAATTATACTATCTGATGGCTACAGCTTTGTATGACACCCTACTGAAAGtacaaagattgaaaaagatagaactaaaattacttgaaattattaaagacATTGCATCCAATGTTAGGAGAATCCCTAataataaagttgttgaatttagaTTACAATTTATGGGTTTATCAAATGATTTCTTATATAACGATAACTTAAAAACTTTGTTAGAAATAGAATTGAATGAGggtttcattacaaaaaaattgcttGAAGAATCATCAAGAGTTAATACTTACTAAATCAGATAAAGGGAGTATTCCAGTAACGATTTATAGAGACGttgatattcaaaaaatgttatacatATCTTTAATGATGAAGATAGTTGTCAATTGATTCAAAATAATCCCAccaaaatgctttaaaaaggaactttcaaaattttagatagaATGGGAACCAATAATGTTTAGGTAATAATATTGAAAGATGTGATATTGATACGAGTTACATATACTCTTTCATTAGTCTACGGACTAGTTAAAACTGACAAAACTGATTATCTTTTACGACCTGTTATTTCAACTGTATGGTTCTCAAACTAGAAAATTGGAAGGGTTACTgagtaatattattaaaaaatcaatggaAGTCTAAAAAAcgtcaataaaaatagttatgcttttttaaagttataattgaTAATGTACCTTTGGATAActttgaatcatattttttagtcttTTGATGTAATAGCGATGTTTCCTAACATCGCTTATGAAAGAgttgaaatttccataaaaaaacgtcgagctttgattaaaattattaccaaaattcctaaaacaacattttcttggcgctattaatttttttttattctgcatatttcaaatataataataatttttacaaacaaaagttTGGTACTCCCATAGAATTTTAATGCAAGATATTTAGATGATTCAACACATAATGTACATAGAAACAATGTTGagattcttttaaatacttttaagagCATACATCCAAGATTACAATTCACTGTTGAAATTgaaactgaaattaaattaaattttcttgatatgattttgattaaaaatgatgagACAGGTTATAACAGATTGGGATAGGAAAACTATTTGCTCAAGAAGAACATTTAGTTTTCTTTCAAATCACTCTATTTAAAACAAGATAGgagttgttaaaattttgattgatagatcccttaaattatcaaattcggtttttcataataaaaatattgaactatgtaaagaaattatttttcttaaccattaaacttttggttttattgaaaaatatgtgcataaaagaataaattttataaaaaacgtgAACAATAATCAAAATACAACTAATAGCTATGATTATAAAACATTTAACACTCTTgttctttcaatattttgggaAAATCTCAAAGatctttaaatcaatttttagaaaatgtaatttacaaGGTTGATTGCAAAGATTCCAATGCAGCTTATATCGGCTTAGGAAAGatgaacatgaaaataattttcatatggTCATGACTTCAATTGGaatgatattaaaattctttatcatgaaagaaatcagaaaaaaaagagaattgataGAGATGCTATTTATAAAGAGAGAAGGTAATAAAGCTATTGATTTAAGAAGGGACCTCTTAAGATACGTCGAAGTATGGGACAGAGTTATTGATTGGTTAAAGTAGCTTTTTCgaactttaaagcaaaatgaattcttttatagaacaatcattttctcaagaaaatttatataggtaatattaaaattgatccattttttattaatattaatcgaACATTTTCTTTTCGAGTATATCAATTTTTCATACATGTTCGTTCTCTAGTAGTATAAAAATAACGGAGAAAGGAAAAAGTGAGAGGTTGGCTTTGGTTAACTTTGTCccttttttccctcttttttcttttggttatATTTGCCTCTAATGAGCCGATAAGTAAGATAGTTTGGAAATCTGTTTTCAACTGTGAATGTTTTTCATggttattttgcataaaattattcctgataaaatagattactATTCAATCTTTAATGTAAACCACCTAAAAGAAAAACAACGTCAggttagtcgaaaatttaactttttggttgagaattcttaaaaattagtatttttttggcaataaattaatctttttttgttaaaaatttaaaaattaggttttaaagccgagctacttccttgaaaatgcattttttggtaacgattcaaaattttagtcaaaaattcgtcactttggttgaaaattgaacctttttgttgaaaaaatcttttttttattgaaaaattactgtgataattgaaaattttcctattacatttttggtcgaaaatggttctttttaaaGTGAGAATACAACttgttgttaaaattgaactatcttaatcaaaattagtttttgttattaaaaattaatttagtttaattaaaaattcaacttttaaattaagagtttttgtattttgttggaattcgtcgtttttagtataaaatcaacctttcgatccaaatttcatatttttgatttgataataaaactgttttgtatagaaaatttatcattctgtcttgaaagttcaatagttttgtaaaaaaaaaaatcaatttttggtagaaagttcgttttttaaaagtaatttaacattattctttaaatcaaaagtttagcaatttcattttgaattaaaaatttacctctctTAGTTTATAACATTCACCACAGTGTCACGTAGTTTTACCTAAAGGCAGTTTACGTTCGTGGGGGGGGGGTCCATTACTAAATAAACGGGTGTAAAAGAGGAGGAGGGGGTGTCGAAAATTGCCCAAAATAGGCGTGAATACTGATTTCACTTATTTATGATAAAGATAGAGAAAACGTATCAATAAATTATATCTCTTTGTGAATCTAAATtcacttctatctttttcaataccgtCTTccttatctcatcctatcctttctCTATCCACGTCAACCTTTTTCTACCTCTTTGTAAATCTAAATTTCCGTCTTCCTTTTTCATTCCCCTCTTTTCTATTTTagcctatcctttatctatccacgtaaatatttttctattcctctgtcaatctaaattccattctatttttttaatctcctcttctctatcttatcGTGTTCTACATCTATCAACGTCTATATTTGTTAAtcttctcttctctatctcatatTATGCcttatctatccacgtcaatatttttctagctcccgattaatctaaaattttttgtgTATCTTTTTTAGACTCTTTCTTATCCCATTGTATCATACATCTATCAACGTTTATCTTTTTCCATTGTTTGGTTCAtgtaaattcacgtctatctctTTCATAATCCTTTTCTTTATCTCGTCCTGTCAATTctattcagttaaatatttttatatctttctaTCAGTCTAAATTCccatctatcttttttaatttatagatagACGCGACAGAAATTAAGATTAaaagatatagaaaaatattgcCATGAagagataaaggataggataagatagagaagaaaagtAGGAAAGAGAACAttaatttagattgacaaagagatcgAAAAAGATAAACGTTTATAGACGTAGGAtgcgatgagatagagaagaagacattggaaaaaatagatgaaatttatattaaCCGAGAGCCAGAAAAAAACACTGAAACCCTGTTTAAGGTTACGCCCGGATGAGTTCACTCTCGTTTAAGTTCACGCGTTACTTTTTGTTTATGTTTACTTTCAAATGTTGAGAATGATGGTAGTAGCCCTACCCGAGTAAACCTAAGTGAGATGTTTTCGTTTCGAAGGAGTAAACTTAAATGGGGTTTCAGTgtattgacgtggatagataaagcataggatgagatagagaagaggttATGAGAGATCCCGTAAAGGATGCAacagtttaatggaaaattttcgacCCCCTCCCCTCCATTGTCACATTGCGTCTGGCTTAGATTGTCACAATTcgactaccccccccccccccccccccccccccccccccagcctaAAAGTATGACATTCTTTTTTGAAGCTCCCTATTGAAAGCGATgaacgtgaatttagattgacaaagagatagaaaaaaatgaGATAGAAAGGGAGAGGGATTAAAACCGTCAGCCAGTGGATCCattttgaatccctaagaatgccttTTGTGTTCTTCGTTTTTTAAACCTCATTATgcggcgaaaataataagattccaatccCTTTCAAAGTCTATCGGAGCTGCTAAACaaaacctcaaataaattaaaaacacaatcttCGTTTGAAGCAGCACTATCCCACTATTGAGAAAAGTAGTTGTCGCTTACAAGTATTTAATAAGTAATACAtatgaagaataaaaattctaaataacaaatataaattaattttataataaatcggATGTCGGAACCatattgacaaaataaaaatcctaaggaaaaacgaaatattacaataaaaaatgtaacaaaataaaattatgatataacaatattttagaaagttGGATACCGAAATTATCCAATTTaatagtattttaatattttcttagcaTTATAAATCAGGAATTTAacagttttgaattttgttaattcagtttttaataacgagaaattttttttctcaaaataataagcgaataaaaattgaaaagaaatatttctttaatttaatcacATGCTTTTAGCATCATTTATtgttttcaaggaataaaatacattttttcgaaatatattaCATTGCAGACATTACATTATTACTTTACAGAACTTACAAACTAATAGTATcagttaaattacatttttaaggaaaaaaataattctcccgGTCTGAAAAATGGTTTAGCCTGCATAAAGCTGATATGATGTCTTTCTTCTATTAGAGGAggctttgtttaaatattgggaAGAATGGAAAGGTGACGTATTCcagaaactcttttttttattgaattttgagaaaatgaaaaaaaatattttctcgaaaatcccacctttttattcttctcaataCTTTTGAAAAGTGTCTGCTAATATACGAAAGGCACCCTATCAGCTTTATGctggctaaaccatttttgagtcCGAAGGAATTCTTTTTTCCtatgaatgttatttttgaattttcctcgCAAACGATGTAAGATATCGCAGAAGAGCAACAGGTCATTTTCATAGAACGTTTTTAGACGTGCAAATTATTAACtcaacattttttcgtatttgcTGCTGtttataggaaaaattagaacgtttgcttataagaaaaaaaaaatcttctggtAATAAAAGTTCTTTAGTCAGCATAAAACTCACAAAATATCCTtattatgaaactaaaaattaacaaaaaaattggcaaaaagatataaatggtttttttaaaagcaacttttcatattttcagaaaaactaccgctattttattaattttgaagctttttatatatatttttttagtgggtttcaaaaaaagacaataacgctataaaatctaaaaagtaaacaataaatatctcaattaggtcaaaagttactgaccattaaaaaaaatgttgagttcttaaaaaacaaagcacaaaacaTACCTACTTTCCTGTAAAAAGGAGa
This DNA window, taken from Belonocnema kinseyi isolate 2016_QV_RU_SX_M_011 chromosome 9, B_treatae_v1, whole genome shotgun sequence, encodes the following:
- the LOC117180849 gene encoding uncharacterized protein LOC117180849, coding for MSSRYQARSVTAVSKTLIQVEQSLANDQPSDDEENNEEAYTDAESEEDADDSTFETPTEVGYQEESETEDADIDGPSPSKRGRPASHTTHVSSQDRKPSFVTGKDGHQWCTTAQEGSLHDLKNVTTYLPGPIGEARTVRSPLDAWSLLFTDALLKKVVRHTNEEIHRWRDDVESEAVSLPTYNDMNLCEFKALIGLLYFSGLQKASSTSLEDLWSHKFGSILYRSAMSLKRFKFLLRMIRFDDKSTRAARRETDKLAPIREIWEEFISNCTRYYSPSSYCTIDEQLLSFSGRCAFKVHNRAKPDKHGMKIVMLNDSQTFYMHTAEPYVGTVEKEDAESVPSYYIRKLSEPLHGTGRNITCDNRFSSVDIFDTMLSKYSMTMVGAIRKNERQIPDSFKSAAPINSSTFLFDETKTLVKYTPRKNKFVLVMSSFHFIKEADQDMEKPAIVLFYDNTKGGTDFFDHMCHEYSTARKTLRWPLRFWFGMLDQGGINAMVLHNFNGANANLIQREFLKGLVSGLIEPQLRVRVAISTLRRDLRVSIETILEEQAPPPRSAPADKKVARCVLCPRVADRKVRTYCERCHRPACEEHRVVVCSNCSVVE